The region TGCATCCGGCGGGGGACGGCATGGGATGGCGGCGTGTTTCTCGAACTGGCTGAAGTCCTGGACTGTCCCGACTGCGAGGCGTCGACCGGGCTCGTCGCCTTCGTCGACCGGGCCGCGTCGCGTCGCGTGGTCGAGGGGTGGCTGGGCTGCCCTTTGTGCGAGATCGAGGTGCCGATCCGCCGGGGGACGATGCGCTTCGATCTTTCCGATGCCGCGCGACGGATCGCCCCCGGCGGCGGGACGGCGCGCCCCGCCGCCACGGCGCTCGAGGACGCGGCGGCTCTGGCCGGGCCCGCCGACGAAGCCGCTCCGGACGCGGCGCTGCGTCTCGCAGCCCTGCTCGGCGTGAGCGACCGGGCCGGCATGGCGGTGCTCCTGGGCCCGCGCCTGGCCGCCTACGCCCCTCCCATCGCCCGTCTCGGAGACCGTCTCGAGGTCCTCGTCTGGCTGCCGGACGCGGGCGACCGTTCCCCTCCGGCCGCCGTGGCCGTCGAGGATCTCGTTGTCGGCGTCGACCCTCTCCTCGGCGCCGCGCCGGACCGCTGGCCGATCCGCTCCGGCGCACTGCACGGCATCGCGCTCGCCGCTCCCATGGTGCTCCAACTGTCCGAGATCACGCGCTGCGCGCGGCCGGGCGCGCGCCTCGTCGTGGAAACTCCGACCCCCCCGGATCTTGACTTGCTCGCCGCGTCGGAGTTCGCGGAAGTCGCCTCCGACCGCTCCGTCTGGGTCGGTGAACGCCGTCAAACGTAGCCGGAGATTTGCCACGGCTTGACAAAACGCTATAATTCGCCGTTGTCGCCAGATGTGTGGGGCTGTGTGGAACGTGGTGGAGTGAGACGTACGGTCCAGCTCGCTCGGGGGGAGGGTGGCATGGTGTGGTGGAAGATCTGGGACAGTGACGGAAGGCGCCGACGCAAGCAGCCGGACTTCTACGAGGAAGGTGTGGAGTTGGTTCGGCAGGAACTCTACCATGAGGCGCTCATCTCATTTCGTCTCTCCTTGAAGTACAACCCGCGGCATCCGGCCACGCTGGAACAGATGGCGGTGGTGTACACGCACATTGGACTGACCGATGACGCGGTTCGCGCCTACGGGGCCGCCCTTGAGGAGCGCCCGCGCAGCACGGCCGCGCACTACGGTCTGGCCTTCCTCCTGTTGAGGAAAGGCGCCGAGCGGGACGCCTCGCGGCACCTCCAGGAGTTCCTCGCCTATGCGCGGGGAGACCGGGAAGAGCCGAGGCATCTCGAGCATGCCCGGCGCACTCTGCAACGGCTCGGCGTGCCGGCCGCGGAATCGGTCGCACACTAGCGGCCCGCGTACGAGCAGCGTGCAAGTCTCGAGCCCGCTCCCGGACGACTATCGGCCCGGCACATTACCGGAACTCTTCCTCGACGGGCTCTCGCGGCCCCGCGCCGACGCGGCCCGTACGCGGGGAGCGGACGGGGCCTGGGTTTCGACCTCCACGGATGACATCGGGCGCCGCGCCCGGGCCATCGCGCTCGGGCTCCGGACGCAAGGCTTCGTGGCGGGCGACCGCATCGCGATCCTTTCGCAGACCCGCCTCGAATGGGCCCTGGCCGATTGGGGCATCGTCATGGCGGGGCTCACTTCCGTGCCCGTTTACCCGGTGCTTCCCGCCGACCAGGTTCGCTACATCCTCGCGGACTCCGGCGCGCGAGCCGTATTCGTGGAAGACCAGGAGCAACTGGACAAGGTCGCGGAGGTAAAGGACGACCTCCCCGCACTGGAACTGGCGGTGGCCTTCGCGCCCGTAGCGGCGCCCGAGGGATCCTCGCTCGCGACGCTACAGCTGGACGCCCTCCGCGATCTCGGCGAGTCCGCGCCCGAAGCGCTCGCGTCGACCTACGAAACGCACGCCCGGAAGACACGTCCGGAAGACCTGGCGACGCTCATCTACACGTCGGGCACGACCGGCGACCCGAAGGGCGTGATGCTCACGCACGCCAACTTCCATTCGAACGCGGACATGGCGTTGCGGGTCTTCCCGATCGACTCCACGTACGTGGCTCTCGCGCTCCTGCCCCTCGCGCACGTGTTCGAGCGTACGGTCGGCCACTATATCATGTGGCGAGCCGGGGTGACCGTCGCGTACGCCGAATCCCCCAACACGGTGGCCCGCGATCTCGGCGAAGTCTCGCCGACCTTCATGGCCGCCGTCCCGCGCGTGTTCGAGAAGGTGCTCGAGAGGGCCGAAGCCACCGCCCGAGAGGCGGGCGGCGCGAAGCAGAAGATCTTCGACTGGGCGCGCCGCGTCGGGGAAGCGCGGGCGATGGCCGAACTCGAGGGACGCGGGGTCGATCCGGCTCTCGGTCTCCAGGCCGCGCTCGCCGACCGCCTCGTATTCTCGAAGCTGCGCGCCCGGACGGGAGGACGGGTCCGCTACTTTGTGAGCGGCGGAGCCCCGCTCGCGCCCGCCGTCGCCCGCTTCTTCTTCGCCGCGCGCCTGCCGATCGTCGAAGGCTACGGGCTCACGGAGACCTCGCCCGCCGTCAGCTTCAATCCGATCGACGCCATCCGCCTCGGCACGGTCGGGAAGCCCATCCC is a window of Candidatus Palauibacter australiensis DNA encoding:
- a CDS encoding long-chain fatty acid--CoA ligase — encoded protein: MQVSSPLPDDYRPGTLPELFLDGLSRPRADAARTRGADGAWVSTSTDDIGRRARAIALGLRTQGFVAGDRIAILSQTRLEWALADWGIVMAGLTSVPVYPVLPADQVRYILADSGARAVFVEDQEQLDKVAEVKDDLPALELAVAFAPVAAPEGSSLATLQLDALRDLGESAPEALASTYETHARKTRPEDLATLIYTSGTTGDPKGVMLTHANFHSNADMALRVFPIDSTYVALALLPLAHVFERTVGHYIMWRAGVTVAYAESPNTVARDLGEVSPTFMAAVPRVFEKVLERAEATAREAGGAKQKIFDWARRVGEARAMAELEGRGVDPALGLQAALADRLVFSKLRARTGGRVRYFVSGGAPLAPAVARFFFAARLPIVEGYGLTETSPAVSFNPIDAIRLGTVGKPIPGTEIRIAADGEILIRGPQIMAGYYNKPEATAEAIDDDGWFHTGDVGEIDEDGYLRITDRKKDLIITAYGKNIAPQPIEAEIKRHPMVAEAVMLGDGRKFPIVIVVPEFEAVRPELHGVEEAADADLVADARMRGMIEQAVRECCRDFAHYEQPRDVLLVPGPFTVESGELTPTLKVKRRVIETRFAAAIEALYERAEDAMSGREKERDRP